One Phoenix dactylifera cultivar Barhee BC4 chromosome 8, palm_55x_up_171113_PBpolish2nd_filt_p, whole genome shotgun sequence genomic window carries:
- the LOC103720972 gene encoding uncharacterized protein LOC103720972, whose product MLGTDLQFGRGHGEDLFYNPVRARRSRHHHQQHYQQGPEKSRNSAAAGYSPAPPPAPNDKAMVVVPEFREPEKRARLEEEPSKPVASHASSPAAAAITSPCNLHRFLESTTPSVPAQYLSKMRMRGWRTCDVEFRPYFALGDLWESFKEWSAYGAGVPLVLNGSDSVVQYYVPYLSGIQLYGESSTPSINSRRAGEESDGDYYRDSSSDGSSDYEHEKGLKYSRAWSPNHLTSTSNLRMDRLSLKEKHVASQEGFSSDDGDSGNSQGRLLFEFLEQDPPYIREPLADKVSVLARCFPELKTLRSCDLLPSSWISVAWYPIYRIPTGPTLRDLDACFLTFHYLSTPVRGAGSAPGPVITYPRGVEGVPKISLPIFGLASYKFKSTIWTPSGGERQLVNSLLQAADDWLRQYHVDHPDYRFFASHGVCRR is encoded by the exons ATGTTGGGAACGGACTTGCAGTTCGGGCGCGGCCATGGCGAGGATCTGTTCTACAACCCCGTCAGGGCTCGCCGGAGTCGCCACCACCACCAGCAGCACTACCAGCAGGGCCCCGAGAAGTCCCGGAACAGCGCCGCCGCCGGATACTCCCCCGCCCCGCCCCCCGCTCCGAACGACAAGGCCATGGTGGTGGTCCCGGAGTTCCGGGAGCCGGAGAAGCGGGCCAGATTGGAGGAAGAACCGTCGAAGCCGGTGGCTTCGCACGCCTCGTCACCAGCCGCCGCGGCGATAACTTCTCCCTGTAATCTACATCGGTTCTTGGAGTCCACAACTCCATCGGTCCCGGCTCAGTATCTTTCCAAG ATGAGGATGAGGGGTTGGAGGACTTGCGATGTGGAGTTCAGGCCGTATTTTGCTTTGGGGGATCTCTGGGAGTCTTTCAAGGAGTGGAGCGCGTATGGTGCCGGTGTTCCTCTGGTTCTGAATGGCAGTGATAGCGTTGTTCAGTATTATGTGCCGTATTTGTCAGGCATTCAGTTATACGGTGAATCAAGTACGCCATCCATCAATTCTAG GCGAGCTGGCgaggagagtgatggtgatTATTATCGAGATTCTAGTAGTGATGGAAGCAGTGATTATGAACATGAAAAAGGCTTGAAGTACTCAAGGGCATGGAGTCCAAACCATCTTACTAGTACCTCCAATTTAAGGATGGATAGGCTGTCTTTGAAAGAGAAACATGTAGCCTCACAAGAAGGATTTTCAAGTGATGATGGTGATTCTGGAAATTCTCAAGGTCGCTTGCTCTTTGAGTTCCTTGAACAGGATCCTCCATACATTCGGGAACCATTGGCTGATAAG GTTTCTGTTCTTGCACGATGTTTTCCTGAATTAAAGACACTTAGGAGTTGTGATTTGCTGCCATCTAGTTGGATTTCTGTGGCATG GTACCCTATATACCGGATACCAACTGGACCAACACTAAGGGATCTGGATGCTTGTTTTCTCACCTTCCATTATCTTTCTACACCAGTGAGAG GTGCTGGTAGTGCCCCTGGTCCTGTAATTACCTATCCTCGGGGGGTTGAGGGTGTTCCGAAGATCTCTCTTCCTATTTTTGGTCTAGCCTCTTACAAGTTCAAAAGTACCATATGGACTCCTAGTGGAGGTGAGAGGCAACTTGTAAACTCCCTGCTGCAAGCAGCTGATGACTGGCTGCGTCAATACCATGTTGATCACCCGGATTACCGGTTCTTTGCTTCACATGGTGTATGCCGGAGATAA